One Methanolobus sp. WCC4 DNA segment encodes these proteins:
- a CDS encoding DUF3467 domain-containing protein, which translates to MDTEVPEGKIMTEKPEEIKKKKSVKIELYKPDDFKQVYSIGAVGGHSPYDFRIGFYNDMPMATGKSDGEQVIQRRLETEVILSPLAAVELARWLGQHIQNYEAAFGPITKPQVKASNKKSESVQDSTDLQGYI; encoded by the coding sequence ATGGACACAGAAGTACCAGAAGGTAAGATAATGACCGAGAAACCGGAAGAGATAAAGAAGAAAAAGAGTGTGAAGATCGAGCTGTATAAGCCGGATGATTTCAAACAGGTATATTCCATAGGCGCAGTCGGAGGACACAGCCCTTATGATTTCAGGATAGGGTTCTACAATGATATGCCCATGGCAACGGGTAAGTCCGACGGTGAGCAGGTCATTCAGAGAAGACTTGAGACAGAGGTCATACTTTCTCCTCTGGCAGCAGTGGAACTCGCACGCTGGCTGGGTCAGCATATCCAGAACTATGAGGCCGCATTCGGTCCTATAACAAAGCCACAGGTCAAAGCTTCTAATAAGAAGTCCGAATCGGTACAGGACAGTACCGATCTGCAGGGTTATATCTGA
- a CDS encoding LSM domain-containing protein, protein MFPNKKVQKLIGSKIQVEMKGDLHHLEGTLKSADDYMNLHLVDTVEIADGERLRSLGSVVLRGNNIILVVPMEE, encoded by the coding sequence TTGTTCCCAAATAAGAAAGTCCAGAAGTTGATCGGATCTAAGATCCAGGTTGAGATGAAAGGTGACCTTCACCATCTCGAAGGAACTTTAAAGAGTGCAGATGACTACATGAACCTGCATCTGGTGGACACCGTTGAGATCGCTGACGGTGAGCGCCTGCGTTCCCTTGGTTCCGTGGTGTTGCGTGGTAACAACATCATTCTTGTTGTCCCGATGGAAGAATAA
- a CDS encoding Lrp/AsnC family transcriptional regulator, with protein sequence MSIEETALNIIRDSKEGVFQNELWKILDIDSRKCSRVVSKLLDDDLITREQAVANGARTYLLKVKEEEKPCFDLLMSGEMFSPCAGCRDACQPETCEKITAWVANISDDENSAEIC encoded by the coding sequence ATGAGTATTGAAGAGACCGCATTGAACATTATTCGCGACAGCAAGGAGGGGGTTTTCCAGAACGAGCTCTGGAAGATCCTTGATATTGACAGTCGTAAATGTTCCAGGGTAGTGTCCAAGCTTTTGGATGATGACCTTATCACTCGTGAGCAGGCTGTCGCCAATGGAGCAAGGACATATCTCCTTAAAGTAAAGGAAGAGGAGAAACCATGCTTCGATCTCCTTATGTCCGGTGAGATGTTCTCACCATGTGCAGGATGCAGGGATGCATGTCAGCCTGAGACCTGTGAGAAGATCACTGCATGGGTCGCGAACATCAGTGATGATGAAAATTCAGCGGAGATTTGCTGA
- a CDS encoding DEAD/DEAH box helicase — protein sequence MSFDDLNLIFPLQRALSDEGYTDPTPIQEGSIPHLLKGEDMIGIAQTGTGKTASFILPILHNMSASKKRARPRSPRVLVLAPTRELAAQIGDSFSTYGKYTRFKHTVIFGGVGQSPQVRAISKGVDSLVATPGRLLDLVDQGHIDLSDVEYFVLDEADRMLDMGFINDVYKVVGLLPQKRQSLFFSATMSPEISKLAKKMLTNPVTVEVTPQATTVERIDQYIFFVDSEDKNELILQLLRSKHLECVLIFTRTKHRANKVAQTLNKNRIPADAIHGNKSQTHRTKALQDFRTGQLRVLVATDIAARGIDIDDISHVINYDLPNIPESYVHRIGRTARAGADGTAFSFCASDERDHLREIEKLIRMEIEVAEHDYHSEKAMNATGADAKPAPRQHGQRKGPGPKRGHGRGKKGEGKARSGEGKGKAKSDDGKARSKPQDGETKKEGRRTVRREKKNVKANALKSSPSNRQSGQRAQSGPKGQGRNKSGKRSGSGNNNQNRNK from the coding sequence ATGTCATTCGATGATCTTAATCTAATATTTCCGCTTCAACGGGCTTTGTCCGATGAAGGCTATACTGATCCCACTCCTATACAGGAAGGGTCCATACCACATCTTTTGAAAGGTGAGGATATGATAGGCATTGCCCAGACAGGTACGGGCAAGACAGCTTCGTTCATATTACCGATCCTGCACAATATGTCAGCTTCAAAGAAGAGGGCACGTCCGAGAAGCCCCCGTGTACTGGTGCTTGCACCAACAAGGGAACTTGCTGCCCAGATAGGGGACAGTTTCTCGACATACGGCAAATACACCCGTTTCAAGCACACTGTGATCTTTGGTGGTGTTGGTCAGAGTCCACAGGTCAGAGCCATCTCAAAGGGCGTAGATTCCCTTGTAGCGACTCCTGGCAGATTACTGGACCTTGTGGACCAGGGACACATCGATCTCTCTGATGTGGAGTATTTCGTCCTTGACGAGGCTGACAGGATGCTTGACATGGGCTTTATCAACGATGTGTATAAGGTCGTTGGATTATTGCCGCAGAAGCGCCAGTCTCTTTTCTTCTCAGCTACCATGTCACCTGAGATATCAAAGCTTGCTAAGAAGATGCTGACAAATCCTGTGACCGTGGAGGTAACTCCACAGGCAACAACGGTCGAGCGTATCGACCAGTACATTTTCTTTGTTGACTCCGAGGACAAGAACGAGCTTATACTGCAACTCCTCAGGAGCAAGCACCTTGAATGTGTGCTGATCTTCACCCGTACGAAGCACCGTGCCAACAAAGTAGCTCAGACGCTTAACAAGAACAGGATACCTGCAGATGCGATACATGGTAACAAGTCCCAGACACACCGTACAAAGGCACTTCAGGATTTCAGGACAGGACAACTGCGTGTACTGGTTGCAACAGACATTGCAGCCCGTGGTATTGATATCGATGATATATCACACGTGATCAACTATGACCTGCCTAACATCCCAGAGAGTTATGTACACCGCATCGGGCGTACTGCAAGAGCAGGAGCCGATGGAACAGCATTCTCTTTCTGTGCTTCAGATGAGCGTGATCACCTCCGTGAGATAGAGAAGCTTATCAGGATGGAGATCGAGGTTGCCGAACATGACTATCATTCAGAGAAGGCAATGAACGCCACAGGTGCTGATGCAAAACCCGCTCCGAGACAGCATGGACAAAGGAAAGGTCCCGGTCCTAAAAGAGGTCATGGCAGGGGTAAGAAAGGTGAAGGTAAAGCCAGGTCCGGTGAGGGTAAAGGAAAAGCTAAAAGCGACGATGGCAAAGCAAGGTCCAAACCTCAAGATGGTGAAACTAAGAAAGAAGGCAGAAGAACTGTCAGAAGGGAAAAGAAGAACGTCAAGGCCAATGCTCTCAAGTCCTCCCCATCTAACAGGCAAAGCGGTCAGAGGGCCCAGAGCGGACCGAAAGGTCAGGGCAGGAACAAGAGTGGTAAGCGCTCCGGTTCCGGTAATAACAACCAGAACAGGAACAAATGA
- a CDS encoding CidA/LrgA family protein codes for MKYLIHVIQFGIILAICYLGDLIHNYLSLPIPGNVLGMVILLIFLLTGVIKLSMIEDVSNFFLKHLAFFFIPAAVGIITCFTILEGKWTALFIISVVSTFIIAVVTGATVQILMRRRSVE; via the coding sequence ATGAAGTATCTCATCCATGTCATCCAATTCGGAATAATTCTTGCTATCTGTTATCTGGGTGACCTGATACACAATTATCTCAGTCTGCCCATCCCTGGAAACGTTCTGGGAATGGTTATCCTGCTGATATTCCTGTTGACAGGTGTGATCAAGCTGTCCATGATAGAGGATGTAAGCAATTTCTTCCTGAAACATCTCGCATTCTTTTTCATCCCGGCAGCTGTGGGAATTATTACGTGTTTCACGATACTTGAAGGAAAGTGGACTGCACTTTTTATCATTTCAGTGGTCTCGACCTTCATCATTGCAGTTGTCACCGGTGCAACGGTACAGATACTGATGAGGAGGCGGTCCGTTGAGTGA
- a CDS encoding LrgB family protein, which translates to MSELISQLVQSPVFGIGISLLTFYAGGLVYKRTGSPFMNPLVLSMLMIIVLLLGLHISFEDYNRGGQFISFFLGPATVILAVPLYRKISLLKENVFPIIAGISVGSAAGIISIIVMCRMFGLDELVSVSMIPKSVTTPIGIEISNQLGGLPSITVAAIVFTGIAGVMLGPMVCKLFRIDDEVAVGVAIGTSSHALGTTKAVELGETEGAMSGLAIGIAGLVTVFLAPLLAKLLM; encoded by the coding sequence TTGAGTGAGCTTATCTCCCAGCTAGTGCAGTCACCTGTGTTCGGCATAGGTATCTCCCTGCTGACATTCTATGCAGGTGGACTGGTCTACAAAAGGACAGGGTCCCCCTTCATGAATCCCCTTGTCCTGAGCATGCTGATGATAATAGTCCTGCTCTTAGGTTTGCATATCAGTTTCGAGGATTACAACAGGGGTGGGCAGTTCATATCGTTCTTCCTGGGTCCGGCCACTGTTATCCTTGCCGTGCCACTGTACAGGAAGATAAGCCTTCTGAAGGAGAATGTGTTCCCGATAATCGCCGGCATCAGTGTAGGTTCTGCTGCGGGGATCATCAGCATCATTGTGATGTGCAGGATGTTCGGACTGGATGAGCTGGTGAGCGTCTCCATGATACCTAAATCGGTCACGACACCGATCGGTATCGAGATCTCGAACCAGCTTGGAGGTCTGCCATCAATTACCGTGGCTGCAATTGTCTTTACAGGTATAGCCGGTGTGATGCTGGGTCCGATGGTCTGCAAGCTGTTCAGGATAGATGATGAGGTGGCGGTGGGTGTTGCCATCGGTACTTCTTCCCATGCCCTTGGGACCACCAAGGCTGTGGAACTTGGAGAGACCGAGGGAGCCATGAGTGGTCTTGCAATAGGCATTGCCGGACTGGTAACGGTGTTCCTTGCTCCGTTGCTGGCGAAGTTGTTGATGTGA